The following proteins come from a genomic window of Dreissena polymorpha isolate Duluth1 chromosome 1, UMN_Dpol_1.0, whole genome shotgun sequence:
- the LOC127864512 gene encoding uncharacterized protein LOC127864512: protein MASDTTIGLPSDDVKWTVNDPTFWPNVTYEDLVDYLVMAKAYDGKAMKLFRSLYAYNYVQNGWLGDIMWSSHNNIQFLKAKVSPSQPGVGRADYMAWVAIADDSTILTGYCTCPAGTGRSCSHISAIIYAVALAWSHGLAGKTCTDKDRLWGRGAGTAVLHEEFENINFERPKPDDAPILKKTQKRR, encoded by the exons ATGGCATCGGACACAACTATCG GCCTTCCCTCAGATGACGTCAAGTGGACAGTGAATGATCCAACCTTTTGGCCAAATGTGACCTATGAGGATTTGGTTGACTACCTTGTGATGGCCAAAGCGTATGATGGAAAAGCGATGAAATTATTCCGATCACTGTATGCATACAACTATGTTCAAAATGGCTGGTTAGGGGACATAATGTGGAGCTCACACAACAACATCCAGTTTCTAAAAGCTAAAGTGTCTCCATCTCAACCAGGAGTTGGCCGTGCTGATTACATGGCTTGGGTGGCAATAGCAGATGATTCTACAATCCTCACAGGCTATTGTACATGTCCAGCAGGCACAGGCAGGAGCTGCAGCCATATCTCGGCCATTATTTATGCTGTGGCATTAGCATGGAGCCATGGACTCGCAGGAAAAACCTGTACAGACAAGGATAGGCTGTGGGGTAGAGGTGCAGGGACAGCTGTGCTGCATGAGGAGTTTGAGAACATTAACTTTGAAAGACCCAAGCCAGACGATGCAccaatacttaaaaaaacacaaaaaaggcGATAG